The stretch of DNA GCGCGGTCCACGCGAACGACCGCCGCGCGTCCACGACGTCGCGGACCAGGGCGCGCTCGGGGCCGGCCGCCATCGGCGGGTAGTTGCGCTCGTCGCCGGTGCGCATCGCCTCGCGCATCGACACCCGCGCCGACGAGCCGGACGCGGGGCGGCGGCCGGCGCCGGCGCGCGGCTGCACGACCGGCTGGCGCCGGGCGGCGCGCGCCGCCGACCGCTTCGGCGTCGGGCGGCCCTTCGTCTCCGGCAACGTCAGTCCCCGGTGACCGGCTGGTCGGCCAGCGCGAGCATCCGGTCCAGCGCGACCCGCGCCCAGCGGCGCGTCTCCGCGTCGACCACGATCTCGTTGACGACCGTGCCGCCGACCAGGCTCTCCAGCGCCCACACCAGGTGGGGCAGGTCGATGCGGTTCATGGTCGAGCAGAAGCAGACGGTCTTGTCGAGGTAGCTGACCGGCTTGTCCGGGAACTCGTGGGCGAGCCGGTTGACGAGGTTCAGCTCGGTGCCGATCGCGAACGCCGTCCCGCTCGGGGCCTCGCGCACGGTGCGGATGATGTACTCGGTCGAGCCGACGAGGTCGGCGGCCTGGACGACCTCGTACCGGCACTCGGGGTGCACCAGCACGGTCACGCCCGGCACCCGCTCGCGCACCTCGACGACGTTGTCGTACGAGAACCGCCCGTGCACCGAGCAGTGGCCCTGCCAGAGGATCACCTTGGCGTCGCGGAGCTGCTCCGGCGTGAGGCCGCCGTTGTCGCGGCGCGGGTTCCACAGCACGCAGTCGTCGAGCGTCAGGCCGAGCTCGCGGACGGCGGTGTTGCGGCCAAGGTGCTGGTCCGGCAGGAACAGCACCTTCGTCCGCTGCTCGAACGCCCACTCCATGGCGCGGCGCGCGTTGCTCGACGTGCAGACCGCCCCGCCGTGCCGGCCGGTGAACGCCTTGATGTCGGCGGAGGAGTTCATGTACGTGAGCGGCACGACGTCGTCGGCGACGCCGGCGTCGGTCAGCGCGTCCCAGCAGTCCTCGACCTGGTCGATCGCCGCCATGTCGGCCATGGAGCAGCCGGCGGCGAGGTCGGGGAGGACGACGCGCTGGTGCTCGGCGGTGAGGATGTCGGCGGACTCGGCCATGAAGTGCACGCCGCAGAAGACGACGTACTCGGCGTCCGGCCGCGCCGCCGCCTCCTGCGCGAGC from Mycobacteriales bacterium encodes:
- the nadA gene encoding quinolinate synthase NadA; the protein is MTITPAPTPVALLLMGREALADSERGTVCPGDLPPASDPTLVERARKAKATLGDRLFVLGHHYQRDEVIQFADVTGDSFKLAQEAAARPDAEYVVFCGVHFMAESADILTAEHQRVVLPDLAAGCSMADMAAIDQVEDCWDALTDAGVADDVVPLTYMNSSADIKAFTGRHGGAVCTSSNARRAMEWAFEQRTKVLFLPDQHLGRNTAVRELGLTLDDCVLWNPRRDNGGLTPEQLRDAKVILWQGHCSVHGRFSYDNVVEVRERVPGVTVLVHPECRYEVVQAADLVGSTEYIIRTVREAPSGTAFAIGTELNLVNRLAHEFPDKPVSYLDKTVCFCSTMNRIDLPHLVWALESLVGGTVVNEIVVDAETRRWARVALDRMLALADQPVTGD